The Hymenobacter sp. GOD-10R genome includes a window with the following:
- a CDS encoding glycosyltransferase family 9 protein yields the protein MKILVLRFSSIGDIVLTTPVIRGLKQQVPGAQVHYCTKPAYRGIIESNPYIDKTHYLTGTLGELIKELQAERFDFVVDLHNNLRTAMIKLRLGVHASSFEKLNLQKWLLVRFKINTLPHVHIVDRYLAAAAPLGVRNDGKGLDYFIPTKDEVDLEVLPAEFQRGYVAFAIGAQHATKRLPVERIIELCALLRRPVVLLGGPEDESTGHVIELHFEQQRQQAKVDNLALRSVPDSPYYFPRNTSARPAQTSIYNACGHFSLNQSASLVRQSEFVVSHDTGLMHIAAAFKKEIFSVWGNTVPAFGMYPYRTEFRILEREGLSCRPCSKIGYAKCPLGHFKCMREIPFNLDLPPARDGR from the coding sequence ATGAAAATTCTTGTTCTGCGCTTTTCCTCTATTGGTGATATTGTGCTGACCACACCCGTAATCCGCGGGTTGAAGCAGCAGGTGCCCGGCGCGCAGGTGCATTATTGCACGAAACCCGCGTACCGTGGCATTATCGAGTCGAACCCCTACATAGACAAAACGCATTACCTCACTGGCACATTAGGTGAGCTGATCAAGGAATTGCAGGCCGAGCGCTTTGACTTTGTGGTTGATCTGCACAATAACCTGCGTACGGCCATGATAAAGCTACGCTTGGGGGTGCATGCATCCAGCTTCGAGAAGCTGAATCTGCAAAAGTGGCTGCTAGTGCGCTTCAAGATCAACACGCTGCCGCACGTACACATCGTGGACCGGTACCTAGCCGCCGCGGCCCCGCTCGGCGTGCGCAACGACGGCAAAGGACTTGACTACTTTATTCCTACTAAAGATGAAGTCGACTTGGAGGTATTGCCTGCGGAGTTTCAGCGGGGCTACGTGGCGTTTGCCATCGGTGCGCAACACGCCACCAAGCGCCTGCCCGTAGAACGGATCATTGAGTTGTGCGCCTTATTGCGGCGGCCAGTCGTGTTGCTAGGCGGCCCCGAAGACGAAAGCACCGGCCACGTCATTGAGCTGCATTTTGAACAGCAGCGCCAGCAAGCAAAAGTCGACAACCTAGCTTTGCGCAGCGTGCCCGACAGTCCGTACTACTTCCCCCGAAACACGAGTGCGCGCCCCGCGCAAACGTCAATTTACAACGCGTGCGGGCATTTTTCACTTAATCAATCGGCTTCGCTAGTGCGGCAATCGGAGTTCGTTGTGAGCCACGATACCGGCTTGATGCACATTGCGGCGGCGTTCAAAAAGGAAATCTTCAGTGTGTGGGGCAATACGGTGCCGGCTTTTGGCATGTACCCGTACCGCACCGAGTTCCGCATTCTGGAGCGGGAGGGGCTGAGCTGCCGGCCGTGCTCGAAGATAGGCTACGCCAAGTGCCCGCTCGGCCATTTCAAGTGCATGCGCGAAATACCGTTCAACCTAGATCTGCCACCAGCCCGCGACGGGCGCTGA
- a CDS encoding UBP-type zinc finger domain-containing protein: MALCAHLQAIETIIPTPSEHVCPECVAMGDTWVHLRVCQTCGHVGCCDSSKNKHATHHFHASSHPVVSSGEVGEQWVWCYADSQMAEY; encoded by the coding sequence ATGGCTCTCTGCGCGCACCTCCAAGCTATTGAAACGATCATTCCGACTCCGTCCGAGCACGTCTGCCCCGAGTGCGTAGCCATGGGCGACACCTGGGTGCACTTACGCGTGTGCCAGACCTGCGGGCACGTTGGCTGCTGCGATTCTTCTAAGAACAAGCATGCTACCCATCACTTTCATGCAAGCAGTCACCCCGTCGTCTCGTCGGGCGAAGTGGGCGAGCAGTGGGTGTGGTGCTACGCTGACAGTCAAATGGCGGAATATTAG
- a CDS encoding RagB/SusD family nutrient uptake outer membrane protein, whose protein sequence is MLLTSCEKVLDKVDLGAANPGLVFGDSTLANLNLSVIYDQNLPGWAGQGNIGLNNVNPSNLSDECANTNASSLEAKLLEGSLQPNDIQDFGTGLSATNNYGKIRLINTFLRDANRGSLLQGTKNRLRAQAYFFRAWRYFDLVRLYGGVPLITKPLDAVGEDARAAAYLPRNTTAETFALIKSDLDSAIMLLPGRWTAAEWGKITKGAAAAFKARTLLYYASPQFNPSNNSARWQDAYDASKQAVTILSANGYSLHPSFDQLWFTESASNQEAVMITGFNTATGDQVRKPNGYDNSARPAYTGTGGGSWQPTWDIVSAFPMLDGKKPGQSTKYSYSQQLFYKNRDPRFDKTIAYNGATWPLNGNNSYKLWTYLEKGKSVERTATNTGFYTRKAINPTVATGDAQYVGTDWIEIRYAEVLLNLAESACGINRLPEAYDQLKAIRKRAGIEAGADGNYGLKAGMSQAEMLEAILYERQIEFAFEGKRFWDLRRHKLFESTLNNKRRRRVEIALKTTGVPADFTTTRDNVNLDKAYTDYFDVTLKDIDTRTTLKWDSKYYFFGLPQQAIDNNPSLKQTLGWPGGSFDPLQ, encoded by the coding sequence ATGCTGCTCACCAGTTGCGAGAAGGTACTCGACAAAGTTGACCTAGGGGCTGCCAACCCGGGTTTGGTGTTTGGCGACTCAACCCTAGCCAACCTTAACCTCAGCGTTATCTACGACCAAAACCTGCCAGGTTGGGCTGGTCAGGGCAACATTGGTCTGAATAACGTCAATCCTAGCAACCTGTCGGACGAGTGCGCGAACACAAACGCCTCTTCGCTCGAAGCTAAGTTGTTGGAAGGCTCGTTACAGCCCAACGACATCCAGGATTTTGGCACCGGATTGAGCGCTACCAACAATTACGGAAAGATTCGTCTGATCAACACCTTTTTGCGGGATGCCAACCGGGGCTCACTCTTGCAGGGCACTAAAAACCGCCTACGCGCCCAAGCTTACTTTTTCCGGGCCTGGCGCTACTTCGACTTAGTACGCCTCTACGGTGGGGTTCCGCTCATTACGAAGCCCTTGGATGCCGTAGGCGAAGATGCTCGCGCCGCGGCTTACTTACCCCGCAACACCACCGCCGAAACATTTGCGCTGATCAAAAGTGACCTTGATTCGGCTATCATGCTATTGCCGGGTAGGTGGACCGCTGCTGAGTGGGGCAAAATCACGAAAGGGGCTGCCGCCGCGTTTAAAGCACGAACGCTGCTTTACTATGCTAGCCCGCAGTTCAACCCATCCAACAACTCTGCTCGGTGGCAAGACGCTTATGACGCCAGCAAACAAGCGGTTACTATCCTGAGTGCTAATGGCTACAGCCTGCACCCTTCCTTCGACCAGCTGTGGTTCACGGAAAGCGCAAGCAACCAAGAAGCAGTGATGATCACTGGCTTCAACACAGCCACCGGCGACCAAGTAAGGAAACCTAACGGCTACGATAACAGTGCCCGCCCAGCCTACACCGGTACGGGTGGTGGCTCCTGGCAGCCGACTTGGGACATCGTAAGTGCTTTTCCGATGCTTGATGGCAAAAAGCCTGGCCAATCGACGAAGTACAGCTATTCTCAACAGCTCTTCTACAAGAACCGTGACCCACGTTTCGATAAGACCATTGCCTATAATGGAGCAACTTGGCCACTGAACGGCAATAATTCGTACAAGCTCTGGACGTACTTAGAGAAAGGCAAAAGCGTAGAGCGGACGGCTACTAACACAGGCTTCTACACGCGTAAAGCCATCAACCCAACCGTAGCCACCGGCGATGCGCAGTATGTCGGCACCGATTGGATTGAGATTCGCTACGCAGAAGTGCTCTTAAACCTAGCTGAAAGTGCGTGCGGTATCAACCGCTTGCCCGAAGCCTACGACCAGCTAAAAGCCATTCGGAAGCGAGCAGGCATCGAAGCAGGTGCCGATGGCAATTACGGCCTGAAAGCCGGTATGAGCCAGGCCGAAATGCTCGAAGCCATCCTCTACGAACGGCAAATTGAGTTTGCCTTCGAGGGCAAGCGCTTCTGGGACTTGCGTCGTCATAAGCTATTTGAATCGACGCTGAACAACAAACGCCGTCGTAGAGTCGAAATCGCGCTGAAAACAACAGGTGTTCCAGCTGATTTCACAACCACTCGTGATAACGTGAACTTAGACAAAGCCTACACGGATTATTTTGATGTTACCCTTAAGGACATAGACACCAGAACAACTCTGAAATGGGATTCGAAGTACTACTTCTTTGGTCTGCCTCAGCAGGCCATCGATAACAATCCCAGCTTGAAGCAGACTCTAGGTTGGCCCGGCGGTTCCTTCGACCCGTTGCAATAA
- a CDS encoding OsmC family protein — translation MEASPLIPASVVIKVGPAALLAEVHAGRHTFFLDEPVAVGGQDLGPTPYDMLLSALGSCTAITLRLYATQKKWPLESIEVHLSHQRVHRKDCDKCEASGEMLEEVYKELRLLGPLSPEQRQRLQVISEKCPVQKTLTSGAMRIITTVAE, via the coding sequence ATGGAAGCATCTCCTCTTATTCCTGCTAGTGTTGTTATTAAAGTTGGTCCGGCAGCGCTGTTAGCCGAAGTGCATGCTGGCCGCCACACCTTCTTTCTGGATGAGCCAGTTGCCGTGGGAGGACAAGACCTAGGTCCTACGCCCTACGATATGTTGTTATCGGCCCTTGGCTCTTGCACCGCCATCACGTTGCGCTTGTATGCCACGCAGAAAAAATGGCCCTTAGAAAGTATTGAAGTGCATCTGAGCCACCAGCGCGTACACCGCAAAGACTGCGACAAGTGCGAAGCGTCGGGTGAAATGCTGGAAGAAGTGTACAAGGAGCTGCGCTTGTTGGGGCCTCTTAGCCCCGAGCAACGCCAGCGCCTGCAGGTCATCTCCGAAAAATGTCCAGTGCAAAAAACGCTAACCAGCGGTGCTATGCGCATTATTACCACCGTCGCTGAGTAG
- the rho gene encoding transcription termination factor Rho — protein sequence MYNIEELKDRLLSELKEIAEELNVGNFKKLSKQDLIYKILDQQAVTPTDKLPKKLKSAIGKATDQPFSDVAVAAPPVEVEEVAPAPAPVANGKAAASPAPARREPAPRRAPRAPQPAVAAPAAAAVVSQVEAPTPEASAPSPAPEAVAAPEPIAAPEAVAAPGADPQDLTGPNRPVKIYQRPERRTRNGAGVNGRASENGAVAAPALEGQPEFSSDSPAPIAVETSEAPVVEAPSVETAAIEAPVAVEAVATPAPREARPEQPTGFVREGREPRENREFQREPRENRDGREQRNDTPREPREYRNDAPRDRDNREPRALRTDAPREPREQRDGLGNRDQQQRRDDRFAARDQQRQQRQGEVREPRQGQGDQQQPRTPRNDFDITINSEGTLEMMPDGGYGFLRSPFYNYLSSPDDIYVAPQQVKQFALKAGDTVKCTIRPPREGEKYFALVNVEGINGRTVEEARDRIPFNNLTPLFAQERLKLTTKSSLLSTRILDLFAPIGKGQRGLIVAQPKTGKTVLLQEVANAISENHPEVYLMILLIDERPEEVTDMARSVKAEVLSSTFDETADRHVKIATIALEKAKRLVECGHDVVILLDSITRLARAYNTVQPASGKILSGGVDANALHKPKRFFGAARNVENGGSLTIIATALIETGSKMDEVIFEEFKGTGNMELQLDRKLANKRVFPAIDIPASGTRREDLLMGKDELSRIWVLRKFMSDMTAIEAMEFLKDRIKGTKSNEEFLVSMNG from the coding sequence ATGTACAATATTGAAGAGTTGAAGGATCGACTGCTATCCGAGCTAAAGGAGATAGCAGAAGAGCTAAATGTTGGCAACTTCAAGAAACTCAGCAAGCAAGACCTTATTTACAAGATCTTGGATCAACAGGCGGTTACGCCTACTGATAAGCTCCCTAAAAAATTAAAATCGGCTATCGGCAAGGCAACCGATCAACCCTTCTCCGACGTGGCAGTAGCTGCACCGCCCGTGGAAGTGGAAGAAGTGGCTCCTGCCCCAGCACCGGTTGCTAATGGGAAAGCTGCCGCATCGCCAGCGCCTGCTCGGCGTGAGCCAGCGCCCCGGCGGGCTCCTCGTGCTCCGCAACCTGCTGTTGCGGCCCCTGCCGCTGCTGCCGTCGTTAGCCAGGTAGAAGCACCAACCCCTGAAGCTTCTGCACCTAGCCCCGCGCCAGAGGCTGTAGCAGCCCCAGAGCCCATAGCAGCTCCGGAAGCAGTAGCTGCACCGGGTGCAGATCCACAAGACTTAACGGGTCCTAATCGCCCCGTCAAAATTTATCAGCGCCCGGAGCGCCGCACGCGCAATGGCGCAGGTGTAAATGGCCGTGCATCGGAAAACGGTGCTGTAGCCGCACCTGCATTGGAAGGGCAGCCAGAGTTTTCCTCAGACTCGCCAGCACCAATAGCAGTCGAAACCTCAGAAGCCCCAGTAGTAGAAGCGCCTAGCGTTGAAACAGCTGCTATCGAAGCGCCAGTTGCGGTGGAAGCAGTAGCGACTCCCGCGCCACGTGAAGCGCGCCCCGAGCAGCCTACGGGATTTGTGCGGGAAGGCCGTGAGCCGCGCGAAAATCGTGAATTCCAGCGTGAACCAAGGGAAAACCGTGACGGGCGTGAGCAGCGGAACGATACTCCGCGCGAACCACGCGAATACCGCAACGATGCACCCCGCGACCGGGACAACCGCGAGCCACGTGCATTGCGCACGGATGCGCCGCGTGAACCCCGCGAGCAGCGCGACGGCCTAGGCAATCGTGATCAGCAGCAACGCCGTGACGATCGGTTTGCAGCTCGTGACCAGCAGCGCCAACAGCGCCAGGGTGAAGTGCGGGAGCCACGCCAAGGGCAAGGTGATCAACAGCAGCCACGGACGCCGCGCAACGACTTCGACATCACCATCAACAGCGAAGGCACGCTAGAAATGATGCCTGACGGTGGTTATGGTTTCCTTCGCTCGCCGTTTTACAACTACCTATCTTCGCCCGACGACATTTACGTAGCACCTCAGCAGGTGAAGCAGTTTGCTCTCAAAGCGGGCGACACGGTAAAATGCACGATTCGTCCGCCCCGGGAAGGTGAAAAATACTTCGCGCTGGTAAACGTAGAGGGCATCAACGGCCGCACGGTAGAGGAAGCCCGCGACCGGATTCCGTTCAACAACCTGACGCCTCTGTTTGCGCAGGAGCGTCTGAAGCTGACTACCAAGTCTAGCCTGCTAAGCACTCGCATTCTTGACTTGTTTGCTCCTATCGGTAAAGGCCAACGGGGCCTAATCGTGGCGCAACCCAAAACGGGTAAAACGGTGCTGTTGCAAGAAGTGGCCAACGCTATTTCGGAAAACCACCCGGAAGTTTACCTCATGATTCTGCTCATCGACGAGCGCCCGGAAGAGGTAACTGATATGGCGCGCTCGGTGAAAGCCGAAGTGCTCAGCTCGACCTTCGACGAAACTGCCGACCGGCACGTGAAGATTGCTACCATCGCTCTAGAAAAGGCGAAGCGGTTAGTAGAGTGCGGCCACGATGTGGTCATTCTGCTCGACTCTATCACGCGTCTGGCTCGCGCTTATAACACGGTGCAGCCGGCTTCGGGCAAGATTCTATCGGGTGGTGTAGACGCCAACGCGTTGCACAAGCCGAAGCGCTTCTTTGGTGCAGCTCGTAACGTCGAGAATGGTGGTTCGCTCACCATCATTGCCACGGCGCTGATCGAGACCGGCTCGAAGATGGATGAAGTTATCTTTGAGGAATTTAAAGGTACCGGTAACATGGAATTGCAGCTTGACCGCAAGCTGGCTAACAAGCGCGTGTTCCCGGCCATTGATATTCCAGCTTCTGGCACTCGCCGCGAAGATCTGCTCATGGGCAAGGACGAACTCAGCCGTATTTGGGTACTGCGCAAGTTCATGTCGGACATGACCGCCATTGAGGCCATGGAATTCCTGAAAGACCGCATCAAAGGCACGAAGAGCAACGAAGAGTTCTTGGTGTCGATGAACGGCTAG
- the polX gene encoding DNA polymerase/3'-5' exonuclease PolX, protein MDNRALIRAFRLAASLLELHDENPFKIRAYEGTAAALERLEFPVAEVERTGLPDRTGLSKTAAARVAELLDTGSFDELTRLLSITPPGVVEMLNIKGIGPKKIRALWRELGVESPGALREAAEQDRVSKLKGFGKKTQDAILQALEFSQESRGKLLYPQAEELGNDLAARLQEALFTDQVAVVGEVRRRLEVVETVCLVAATAQPWKAQEMLNNLDGLTADPARSGPFAWRGTATTSGVKVEVYLVKKEDYINQLFLLTGAEAHLTEPLPGALPGQPSSLRQVVKREQFYQEAAIYQKAGLQYVEPELREGLGEITLAKEQKLPQLLEDSDLRGSLHNHSTYSDGSHTLRQMAEFLRDNGYEYLGICDHSQAAHYANGLNPDRVRQQQREIDQLNQELAPFRIFKGIESDILGDGALDYAPDVLASFDFIVASVHSNLKMDEQRATNRLLRAIENPYTTMLGHPTGRLLLRREGYPINYKAVIDACAQHNVIIEINANPWRLDLDWRWVRYALDQGVKLSINPDAHHTNGYADMRYGVMMGRKGGLTKEMTFNALSGEEMAAYFAERKANIKPAEVFKTTLF, encoded by the coding sequence TTGGATAACCGCGCCCTGATCCGCGCCTTCCGTTTGGCGGCTTCGCTGCTGGAGCTGCACGACGAAAACCCGTTTAAGATTCGGGCTTATGAAGGCACTGCCGCCGCTCTGGAGCGGCTTGAGTTCCCCGTGGCCGAGGTAGAGCGCACTGGCCTGCCCGACCGCACCGGCCTGAGCAAAACCGCCGCCGCCCGCGTCGCCGAACTACTCGACACCGGCAGCTTCGACGAGCTAACCCGTTTGCTTAGCATCACTCCGCCCGGCGTGGTGGAGATGCTGAATATCAAAGGGATTGGGCCTAAAAAGATTCGGGCCTTATGGCGGGAGCTAGGTGTCGAGAGCCCAGGTGCCCTGCGCGAAGCCGCCGAGCAAGACCGCGTGAGCAAGCTCAAGGGCTTTGGTAAAAAGACCCAAGATGCCATCCTACAAGCCCTGGAGTTCAGCCAAGAGAGCCGAGGTAAGCTGCTGTATCCGCAGGCCGAAGAGCTCGGCAATGATCTAGCTGCTCGTTTGCAGGAAGCCCTGTTTACCGACCAAGTAGCGGTAGTAGGCGAAGTGCGGCGCCGCCTGGAAGTCGTGGAAACGGTGTGCCTAGTAGCTGCTACGGCTCAGCCGTGGAAAGCGCAGGAAATGCTCAACAACCTCGATGGCCTTACCGCCGATCCAGCACGTTCGGGACCATTTGCCTGGCGTGGCACGGCCACTACTTCGGGCGTGAAGGTGGAAGTGTACCTAGTGAAAAAGGAAGATTACATCAATCAATTGTTCCTGCTCACTGGCGCCGAAGCCCACCTAACAGAGCCCCTACCCGGTGCACTGCCAGGACAACCTAGCTCGTTGCGGCAGGTAGTAAAGCGCGAACAATTTTACCAGGAAGCGGCCATTTACCAGAAAGCTGGCCTACAATACGTAGAGCCCGAACTGCGTGAAGGCCTAGGAGAAATAACGCTGGCGAAGGAGCAAAAGCTGCCGCAGCTACTCGAAGATAGCGACCTGCGGGGCTCCCTGCACAACCACAGCACCTACTCCGACGGCTCGCACACGCTGCGGCAGATGGCGGAGTTTCTGCGCGACAACGGCTACGAGTACCTAGGTATCTGCGACCACTCGCAGGCGGCACATTACGCTAATGGTCTGAACCCTGACCGGGTGCGGCAGCAGCAGCGCGAAATTGATCAGCTTAATCAAGAACTAGCTCCGTTCCGCATCTTCAAAGGCATCGAGAGCGATATTCTGGGAGATGGGGCCTTAGACTATGCACCCGACGTGCTGGCTTCCTTCGACTTCATTGTGGCCTCGGTGCACAGCAACCTAAAGATGGATGAGCAACGCGCTACTAATCGCCTGTTGCGCGCCATCGAAAACCCCTACACCACCATGCTAGGGCACCCAACGGGCCGGTTGTTGTTGCGGCGCGAAGGATATCCCATCAACTATAAAGCCGTTATCGACGCTTGTGCCCAGCACAATGTCATTATCGAAATCAACGCTAACCCGTGGCGGCTTGATCTGGATTGGCGGTGGGTACGCTACGCCCTGGACCAAGGCGTGAAGCTGAGCATCAACCCCGACGCGCACCACACCAACGGCTACGCCGACATGCGCTACGGGGTCATGATGGGTCGCAAAGGTGGTCTGACGAAGGAAATGACCTTTAATGCGCTATCAGGTGAGGAAATGGCCGCCTACTTTGCTGAGCGTAAAGCGAACATCAAGCCCGCGGAGGTATTCAAAACGACGTTATTCTAA
- a CDS encoding EVE domain-containing protein — protein sequence MNYWLVKSEPVKYSWTHFTTEGRTEWTGVRNFQARNYLQQMQPGDLVLFYHSVTDKNVVGVAEVSRAAAPDATAEAGSGWVAVELTPHQVLSRPVSLAQIKQDERLSQIGLLRQSRLSVMPLQSAEFDVVLELGS from the coding sequence TTGAACTACTGGCTCGTCAAATCAGAACCCGTTAAATACTCTTGGACGCACTTCACCACCGAAGGCCGCACCGAGTGGACAGGCGTGCGCAACTTTCAAGCGCGCAACTACTTACAACAGATGCAACCCGGCGACTTGGTCCTCTTCTACCACAGCGTGACCGACAAAAATGTAGTCGGAGTGGCCGAAGTAAGCCGCGCTGCTGCTCCCGACGCTACCGCTGAAGCAGGCAGCGGCTGGGTTGCCGTGGAGCTTACGCCGCACCAAGTGCTATCACGCCCCGTGTCGCTTGCCCAAATCAAGCAAGACGAACGACTAAGCCAAATTGGCCTGCTGCGGCAATCGCGCTTATCTGTGATGCCCTTGCAATCCGCCGAATTCGATGTTGTGTTGGAGCTAGGAAGCTAG
- the serS gene encoding serine--tRNA ligase, with the protein MLQVSVLKEQTDLVLAGLAKKHYPNAQTEVAAILDLDQRRRQLQTEHDQAQAEANELARQIGGLMKSGDKAGAETLKARTATLKQQTKAAAEELTQVEASLHQALVKLPNLPHSSVPAGRTPADNEVVAEHGPKPELPAHALPHWELIKKYDIIDFELGNKITGAGFPVYKGQGARLQRALINFFLDEARNAGYFEVQPPILVNEASGYGTGQLPDKDGQMYHDAQDNLYLIPTAEVPITNLYRDEIIPAEKLPIRNAGYTPCFRREAGSWGADVRGLNRLHQFDKVEIVQIAAPEQSYAILEDMRAHIEGLLQKLELPYRVLRLCGGDMSFTSALTYDLEVWSAAQGRWLEVSSASNFETYQANRLKLRYRAEGGKTQLLHTLNGSALALPRIVAALLENNQTEDGIRLPQVLHSYCGFEKIG; encoded by the coding sequence ATGCTGCAAGTTTCTGTATTAAAAGAGCAAACTGACCTCGTCTTGGCTGGTTTGGCGAAAAAACACTATCCCAACGCCCAAACGGAAGTGGCCGCCATTCTCGACCTCGATCAACGGCGCCGTCAGCTCCAAACGGAGCACGACCAAGCCCAGGCCGAAGCCAATGAGCTAGCCCGCCAGATCGGTGGCCTAATGAAAAGCGGCGACAAAGCCGGCGCTGAAACGCTTAAGGCCCGTACGGCTACGCTAAAGCAACAAACCAAAGCAGCGGCTGAAGAATTAACGCAGGTTGAAGCTTCGCTCCACCAAGCCTTGGTAAAGCTACCCAACTTGCCTCACAGCAGCGTACCCGCTGGCCGCACCCCTGCCGATAATGAAGTAGTAGCCGAACACGGCCCCAAGCCGGAGCTACCCGCCCATGCCCTCCCCCACTGGGAGCTGATTAAGAAGTACGATATCATCGACTTTGAGTTAGGCAATAAGATCACCGGCGCAGGTTTTCCGGTGTACAAAGGCCAGGGAGCTAGGTTGCAGCGGGCTCTTATCAACTTCTTTCTGGATGAGGCGCGCAACGCTGGCTACTTCGAGGTGCAACCACCTATCCTGGTGAATGAAGCATCGGGCTACGGCACGGGGCAGCTGCCGGATAAAGACGGGCAGATGTACCACGACGCCCAAGACAACTTGTATCTGATTCCGACGGCGGAGGTGCCCATTACCAACCTCTACCGCGACGAGATTATTCCGGCGGAAAAGCTGCCCATCCGCAATGCTGGCTACACGCCTTGCTTCCGCCGTGAAGCCGGCAGCTGGGGCGCTGATGTGCGCGGCCTCAACCGCCTGCACCAGTTCGATAAAGTTGAAATCGTGCAGATTGCCGCTCCTGAGCAGAGCTACGCCATTCTGGAAGACATGCGGGCGCACATCGAAGGCTTGCTGCAAAAGCTAGAGCTGCCTTACCGCGTGCTACGCCTCTGCGGCGGCGATATGAGCTTTACCTCGGCCCTCACTTATGACTTGGAAGTGTGGAGTGCTGCACAAGGTCGTTGGCTGGAAGTAAGCTCGGCCAGCAACTTTGAAACGTACCAAGCCAATCGCCTCAAGCTCCGCTACCGCGCCGAAGGCGGCAAAACGCAGCTGTTGCACACGCTCAATGGCTCGGCCCTAGCCTTGCCGCGCATCGTGGCCGCCTTGTTAGAAAACAACCAGACGGAAGATGGTATCCGCCTGCCGCAGGTGCTACACAGCTACTGCGGATTTGAGAAGATTGGGTAA
- a CDS encoding DsbA family protein, producing the protein MEPEIDLPDLLYIYDPLCSWCYGMTPVVQRIQAEFEGRVNVSILNGGMMVGEQVGPIRTNWPTIKANLATIEKVTGVRFSRAFRQLGEEGSYVQDSDLPCRALAVFRQLDVTQKRALNFAHVIQRALFEDGKDLNNPSTYDALVTPFGIETKTFQQLLATAQKAVRQEFAAVAQIGVKGFPTSILRMGSQGYLLARGFQRYEVFASGLEIALLQASEE; encoded by the coding sequence ATGGAACCTGAAATCGACCTACCCGACCTTCTGTACATCTACGACCCACTGTGCAGCTGGTGCTACGGCATGACGCCCGTAGTACAGCGCATTCAGGCGGAGTTCGAAGGGCGTGTAAACGTGTCGATACTTAACGGCGGCATGATGGTAGGCGAGCAAGTGGGCCCCATCCGCACGAACTGGCCGACCATAAAAGCTAACCTAGCTACGATAGAGAAAGTAACGGGTGTACGCTTCAGCAGGGCGTTTCGTCAGCTAGGGGAGGAGGGCAGCTACGTTCAAGATTCGGATTTGCCATGTCGTGCCTTAGCTGTTTTCCGCCAGCTAGATGTCACTCAGAAGCGCGCGCTCAATTTCGCGCATGTTATCCAGCGTGCATTGTTTGAAGATGGCAAAGACCTAAACAATCCATCAACTTATGATGCGTTAGTTACACCCTTTGGCATCGAGACAAAAACCTTCCAGCAACTGCTAGCTACTGCACAAAAAGCGGTGCGGCAAGAGTTTGCGGCGGTGGCGCAAATTGGCGTGAAAGGTTTCCCAACCTCCATCTTGCGCATGGGTAGTCAGGGCTACTTGTTAGCGCGAGGCTTTCAGCGCTACGAGGTGTTTGCCTCGGGTTTGGAAATAGCTTTGTTGCAGGCCAGCGAAGAGTAA